A portion of the Rhodanobacter sp. AS-Z3 genome contains these proteins:
- a CDS encoding pyridoxal phosphate-dependent aminotransferase → MPQLAQRVGRAKPSAIMVIAEKAKQLRAAGRDIISFSIGVPNFLPGEHVYAAARESLSHDTGQYGSNRGAESLQDAFLKHIEALGFRGYGRSNISIGIGAKQVLYNLAEALLNDGDEICFAAPYWTTYRDIADIMGAKVNVMHCGPEQNYKLTPSQLDAALARKPKVFLFNNPSNPTGMVYTGAEIAALAEVLLKHPDTWVITDDIYNSMVFDGLGYHNFVFAKPELRDRVIFVDSVSKTYGMPGWRVGLLAGPEIVAKAISTLNSNHITSLPEVITAAAVAALSGPQDVPQQKCGEFAARRDTVFAALSAIPGVVCPRPQGAFYAFPDISVAFGKSHNGQVINNDVEFCAALLEAKGVACVPGSAFGEPRALRISYTCPAAQLAPGLARVTEFFAELN, encoded by the coding sequence ATGCCCCAGCTCGCCCAACGTGTCGGCCGCGCCAAACCCAGCGCGATCATGGTGATTGCCGAAAAGGCGAAGCAGCTCAGGGCTGCCGGCCGCGACATCATCAGCTTCTCGATCGGTGTACCGAATTTTCTGCCCGGTGAGCATGTCTACGCCGCTGCGCGCGAATCGTTGTCGCACGATACCGGTCAATACGGCAGCAATCGCGGTGCCGAGTCGCTGCAGGACGCATTTCTGAAGCATATCGAGGCGTTGGGCTTTCGTGGGTATGGGCGTTCAAATATTTCGATCGGCATCGGTGCGAAGCAGGTGTTGTACAACCTCGCCGAAGCGCTGTTGAACGATGGCGATGAAATCTGTTTTGCCGCGCCGTACTGGACGACCTACCGCGATATCGCGGACATCATGGGCGCCAAGGTCAACGTGATGCACTGCGGGCCGGAGCAGAACTACAAGCTCACACCGAGCCAGCTGGATGCCGCCTTGGCACGCAAGCCGAAGGTATTCCTGTTCAACAACCCGTCCAATCCCACCGGCATGGTCTATACCGGTGCGGAAATCGCCGCACTGGCCGAGGTGCTGTTGAAGCATCCCGACACCTGGGTGATCACCGACGACATCTACAACTCGATGGTGTTCGACGGTCTTGGCTATCACAACTTCGTGTTCGCCAAGCCCGAGCTGCGTGATCGCGTCATCTTCGTCGACTCGGTGTCCAAGACCTACGGCATGCCAGGCTGGCGCGTCGGTTTGCTGGCGGGGCCGGAAATCGTGGCCAAGGCCATCTCCACGCTGAACTCCAACCACATCACCAGCCTGCCCGAAGTGATCACGGCGGCGGCAGTGGCGGCGTTGTCCGGGCCGCAGGATGTGCCGCAGCAGAAGTGCGGCGAGTTCGCCGCGCGGCGCGACACCGTGTTTGCCGCGCTCAGCGCGATTCCCGGTGTGGTCTGCCCGCGACCGCAAGGCGCGTTCTATGCGTTCCCGGATATTTCGGTGGCGTTCGGCAAGAGTCACAACGGTCAGGTGATCAACAACGACGTCGAGTTTTGCGCGGCGTTGCTGGAAGCCAAGGGCGTGGCCTGTGTGCCGGGTTCGGCGTTTGGCGAACCGCGCGCGCTGCGTATTTCGTATACCTGTCCGGCTGCACAACTGGCGCCGGGCCTTGCCCGTGTCACCGAATTTTTTGCCGAGCTGAATTGA
- a CDS encoding malate dehydrogenase: MKAPVRVAVTGAAGQIGYALLFRIAAGDMLGPDQPVILHLLEITPALPSLQGVVMELNDCAFPTLAGVVATDDANVAFKDVDYALLVGARPRGPGMERKDLLEANGAIFGPQGKALNDHASRDVKVLVVGNPANTNALIAQQNAPDLNPKCFTAMVRLDHNRAKAQLAEKTGKHNTDVKKMTIWGNHSSTQYPDLSQTTVDGKPALSLIDQAWYESDFIPTVQQRGAAIIKARGASSAASAASAAIDHMHSWALGTAEGDWVSMGIPSDGSYGIAPGVIYGFPVTVKNGKYEIVQGLPVSDFSRARMDATDKELREERAGVEHLFARK; this comes from the coding sequence ATGAAAGCCCCCGTTCGTGTTGCCGTTACCGGCGCTGCCGGCCAGATCGGTTATGCCTTGTTGTTCCGCATTGCTGCGGGCGACATGCTTGGTCCGGATCAGCCGGTGATCCTGCACCTGCTGGAAATCACCCCGGCGCTGCCGTCGCTGCAGGGCGTGGTGATGGAATTGAATGACTGTGCGTTCCCGACCTTGGCTGGCGTGGTTGCCACCGATGACGCCAACGTCGCGTTCAAGGATGTTGATTACGCGCTGCTGGTCGGCGCGCGTCCGCGTGGTCCGGGCATGGAGCGCAAGGATCTGCTGGAAGCCAACGGCGCGATCTTCGGCCCCCAGGGCAAGGCATTGAACGATCACGCTAGCCGCGACGTGAAGGTGCTGGTGGTCGGCAATCCGGCCAACACCAATGCGCTGATCGCCCAGCAGAATGCGCCCGACCTGAACCCGAAGTGCTTCACCGCGATGGTGCGGCTGGATCACAACCGCGCCAAGGCGCAGTTGGCCGAGAAGACCGGCAAGCACAACACCGACGTGAAGAAGATGACGATCTGGGGCAACCACAGCTCCACCCAGTATCCGGACCTGTCGCAGACCACGGTCGATGGCAAGCCGGCACTGAGCCTGATCGACCAGGCCTGGTACGAGAGCGACTTCATCCCCACCGTGCAGCAGCGTGGCGCGGCGATCATCAAGGCACGCGGCGCTTCGTCGGCTGCTTCGGCCGCTTCCGCCGCGATCGACCATATGCATTCCTGGGCGCTGGGTACGGCCGAAGGTGACTGGGTTTCGATGGGCATTCCGTCCGACGGTTCCTACGGCATCGCGCCGGGCGTGATCTATGGCTTCCCGGTGACCGTGAAAAACGGAAAGTACGAAATCGTGCAGGGCCTGCCGGTCAGCGACTTCTCGCGCGCCCGCATGGACGCCACCGACAAGGAACTGCGCGAAGAGCGTGCCGGCGTTGAGCATCTGTTCGCCAGGAAGTAA
- a CDS encoding YidB family protein: MSFLNDLLGGQNQQAGAGQVGAGSLIAVAGQLIEKAGGVQGLIGMLQQHGLGGAVQSWVGTGTNQPVSGDQLGQALQSGGLGALVQEAAGKLGVDPSVVLGGLSQVLPHAVDHMTPDGNVPAAAQGGGFDLGMLEGLAGKLLG; this comes from the coding sequence ATGTCGTTCCTCAATGATTTGCTCGGCGGTCAGAATCAGCAGGCGGGTGCCGGACAGGTAGGTGCAGGTTCGCTGATTGCCGTGGCTGGCCAGTTGATCGAGAAGGCCGGTGGCGTACAGGGCCTGATCGGCATGCTGCAACAGCATGGTTTGGGCGGAGCGGTGCAGTCCTGGGTAGGTACCGGGACGAATCAGCCGGTGTCAGGCGACCAGTTGGGTCAGGCGCTGCAGAGCGGCGGGCTTGGTGCACTGGTGCAGGAAGCCGCAGGCAAACTGGGTGTTGATCCTTCCGTGGTGCTGGGCGGCTTGTCGCAGGTGTTGCCACATGCGGTGGATCACATGACGCCCGATGGCAATGTTCCGGCCGCGGCACAGGGCGGTGGTTTTGATCTCGGCATGCTGGAAGGTCTCGCCGGCAAACTGCTCGGTTGA
- a CDS encoding GlsB/YeaQ/YmgE family stress response membrane protein: protein MHWLWVFLIGLIVGLVAKFLMPGKDPGGFIITAIIGIAGSMLATWAGQNVFGWYQEGQSAGFIASVIGAIVLLLLYHLVKRKSA from the coding sequence ATGCATTGGCTTTGGGTGTTTCTGATCGGACTGATTGTTGGCCTGGTGGCCAAGTTCCTGATGCCGGGCAAGGACCCTGGCGGCTTCATCATTACCGCAATCATCGGCATCGCCGGTTCGATGCTGGCGACCTGGGCGGGCCAGAATGTGTTCGGCTGGTATCAGGAAGGACAGTCCGCCGGCTTCATCGCTTCGGTGATCGGTGCGATCGTGCTGTTGCTTCTCTATCACCTGGTCAAACGCAAGTCTGCGTGA
- a CDS encoding response regulator transcription factor, with amino-acid sequence MTSLLIADDHPLFRAALRLAASESLPECELKEAADLAAVFDALQAAPDIDLVLLDLHMPGSHGLSGLAALRGQYPGVAVLVVSAHDEPQVIRRVLDHGAAGFIPKSASPGEIGEAIQQVLNGGHWLPPHLAEAVAALPADRTDTDLASRLARLTEQQYRVLTLLAQGMLNKQIADRLNIQERTVKAHVTAIFEKLKVRNRTQAGMLLKSLELGEPGRLA; translated from the coding sequence ATGACCAGCCTGCTGATTGCCGATGATCACCCCTTGTTCCGTGCCGCATTGCGTCTGGCTGCCAGCGAGAGTCTGCCGGAGTGCGAGCTGAAAGAGGCTGCCGATCTCGCCGCCGTGTTCGACGCGCTGCAAGCCGCCCCGGATATCGATCTGGTGCTGCTCGACCTGCACATGCCCGGCAGCCACGGCCTGTCCGGACTGGCCGCCTTGCGCGGACAGTATCCCGGCGTGGCGGTGCTGGTGGTTTCCGCGCATGACGAGCCGCAGGTGATTCGCCGCGTTCTCGATCACGGTGCTGCCGGCTTCATCCCCAAGAGCGCCAGCCCCGGAGAGATCGGTGAGGCAATTCAACAGGTGCTCAATGGTGGCCACTGGCTGCCGCCGCATCTTGCCGAAGCGGTGGCCGCACTACCGGCCGACCGCACCGACACCGACCTTGCCAGTCGTCTCGCCCGTCTCACCGAACAGCAATATCGCGTACTCACCCTGCTCGCCCAGGGTATGCTCAACAAGCAGATTGCCGATCGCCTGAATATCCAGGAGCGCACGGTGAAAGCTCACGTCACGGCGATCTTCGAGAAGCTCAAGGTGAGAAACCGCACCCAGGCCGGGATGTTGCTGAAATCGCTGGAACTGGGCGAGCCGGGACGGCTGGCTTAG
- a CDS encoding 3-hydroxybutyrate oligomer hydrolase family protein, which translates to MLFACASHETGKESAMSEVDYGEVRVTEHRGHDDLLSAGLGLAGLAAAPVPFADPLDPSAEALRRRAIQTSWKGIADLGPLGGYGSLYGGVPDVPGREYQAFARIPGARAPHRVLLQLPDHFDRQKRCLVVTASSGSRGIYGAIALAGAWGLPHGCAVAYTDKGTGSGYFDYADNSGVALDGRRAKRGEAPLEFQPLPGPPAKGIAIKHMHSGDNPEAAWGQHVIQAAQFGLAMLDRAYPEEAPFTPENTKIIATGISNGGGAVLQAAGLDRNGFFAGVVALEPNVHVQDHGRALYDYATEAAIWLPCALSAEAFAGVPMARGPRGAALPAWPIRCASLRAQGKLSGSTLIQQSEQAREYLHARGWTDEAMSTAATTTAFDLWRVVAAGYASSYLRRSASEMPCGFHYAAIAADGAPGVADQATRAAWWADGSGIPPGNGIGLFGGVNVSADPTLFGDECLRALWTGDDHEAQALHASVAETAARMPRQDLPMWVLHGASDGLLPTAFSSEPYVEWLRDEGRRPIYWKVPHAQHFDAFLALPGFGDRHVPLLPYGYFALDRLWAHLYDAAPWPANPPTPVAQPRGAGALTSQMLGLP; encoded by the coding sequence ATGCTGTTCGCTTGTGCAAGCCATGAAACCGGGAAGGAATCTGCCATGTCAGAGGTCGATTACGGCGAAGTGCGAGTAACCGAGCATCGCGGTCACGACGATTTGTTGAGCGCGGGACTGGGTCTTGCCGGCCTTGCCGCTGCGCCCGTGCCGTTTGCCGACCCGCTGGACCCCAGCGCCGAGGCATTGCGTCGGCGCGCCATCCAGACCAGTTGGAAAGGTATTGCCGACCTGGGGCCGCTAGGTGGCTACGGCAGCTTGTATGGTGGTGTTCCCGATGTGCCGGGGCGCGAATATCAGGCGTTTGCACGGATTCCCGGCGCACGTGCGCCGCACCGCGTGCTGTTGCAATTGCCCGATCATTTCGATCGACAGAAACGTTGTCTGGTGGTGACTGCTTCATCCGGTTCGCGTGGGATCTATGGTGCGATCGCGCTGGCCGGTGCATGGGGCCTGCCGCATGGTTGTGCGGTGGCGTATACCGACAAGGGTACCGGCTCGGGTTACTTCGATTACGCCGACAACAGTGGCGTGGCACTGGATGGCCGCCGTGCGAAGCGTGGTGAGGCGCCGCTGGAATTCCAGCCCTTGCCGGGACCGCCAGCCAAGGGTATTGCGATCAAGCACATGCATTCGGGCGACAACCCGGAGGCGGCGTGGGGCCAGCATGTGATTCAGGCGGCGCAGTTCGGCCTGGCCATGCTTGATCGCGCCTACCCGGAAGAGGCGCCGTTCACGCCGGAAAACACCAAAATCATTGCCACCGGTATTTCCAATGGTGGCGGCGCGGTGTTGCAGGCGGCCGGGCTCGACAGAAATGGTTTTTTCGCCGGCGTGGTCGCACTGGAGCCGAACGTCCACGTGCAGGATCACGGTCGTGCGCTTTATGACTACGCCACTGAAGCGGCAATCTGGCTGCCGTGCGCGCTGAGTGCAGAAGCATTTGCCGGCGTGCCGATGGCGCGTGGTCCGCGTGGCGCTGCGTTGCCGGCATGGCCGATTCGTTGCGCCAGCCTGCGCGCGCAAGGCAAGCTCAGTGGCAGCACGTTGATCCAGCAGTCGGAGCAGGCGCGCGAGTATCTGCACGCGCGCGGCTGGACCGACGAGGCGATGAGCACGGCTGCGACCACCACCGCATTTGATCTCTGGCGCGTGGTCGCCGCGGGTTATGCATCGTCCTACCTGCGTCGCAGTGCCAGTGAAATGCCGTGCGGCTTCCACTACGCGGCGATCGCTGCGGATGGTGCGCCGGGTGTTGCGGATCAGGCCACGCGGGCGGCGTGGTGGGCCGATGGTTCGGGTATTCCGCCGGGTAATGGCATCGGCCTGTTCGGTGGCGTCAACGTATCGGCCGATCCCACGCTGTTTGGTGATGAATGCCTGCGTGCGCTGTGGACTGGCGACGATCACGAGGCGCAAGCGCTGCATGCGTCGGTGGCCGAAACCGCCGCGCGTATGCCGCGACAGGATCTGCCGATGTGGGTGCTGCACGGTGCCAGTGATGGCTTGCTGCCGACCGCTTTCAGTTCCGAGCCTTATGTGGAATGGCTGCGCGACGAGGGGCGTCGCCCGATTTACTGGAAGGTGCCGCACGCACAGCACTTCGATGCTTTCCTGGCCTTGCCGGGCTTTGGTGACCGCCACGTGCCGCTGTTGCCGTACGGCTATTTCGCGCTGGATCGTCTGTGGGCGCACCTGTACGACGCCGCGCCATGGCCGGCAAATCCGCCGACACCCGTGGCCCAGCCACGCGGAGCTGGCGCCTTGACCAGCCAGATGCTCGGCCTGCCGTAG
- a CDS encoding peptidylprolyl isomerase, with amino-acid sequence MTINVTFTTNRGPIHLRLHEDKTPVTVASFVNLARRGYYDGLSFHRVIADFMVQGGCPEGSGRGGPGYKFEDEFNASLKHDKPGVLAMANAGPRTNGSQFFITHGPTPWLDGKHSVFGEVVGAADMDVVNAIQQGDTIEKVTVEGDVDALLAAQSDRVSEWNAVLDERG; translated from the coding sequence ATGACCATCAATGTCACCTTCACCACCAATCGTGGCCCGATCCACCTGCGCCTGCACGAAGACAAGACGCCGGTGACGGTGGCCAGCTTCGTCAATCTGGCCAGGCGCGGATATTACGACGGCTTGTCCTTCCATCGCGTGATCGCCGACTTCATGGTTCAGGGCGGTTGCCCCGAGGGCAGCGGTCGCGGCGGCCCGGGCTACAAGTTCGAGGACGAGTTCAACGCCTCGCTGAAGCATGACAAGCCCGGCGTACTGGCGATGGCCAATGCCGGTCCACGCACCAACGGCAGTCAGTTCTTCATCACCCATGGCCCGACGCCATGGCTGGACGGCAAGCACAGCGTATTCGGCGAAGTGGTCGGCGCGGCGGACATGGACGTGGTCAACGCGATCCAGCAGGGCGACACGATCGAGAAAGTTACCGTGGAAGGCGACGTGGATGCGTTGTTGGCAGCACAGTCGGATCGTGTCAGTGAATGGAATGCAGTGCTCGACGAGCGCGGCTGA